The genomic region ATCCTCCGTGTTCGGTGCTGTCGGCTCTTCCGAGGCAGGTGCCTCCGGAGCCGGCGGGTCCTCCACAGCAGGCGCAGCTGGCGCAGTAGATTCATTGTTGGTAGGAGACGTCGTTgtctcggccttgtccgCCTTGCCTGCCGAACCGTTGGCAGCCGGCGCACCGGGTCCCTCGCTGCGGTTGATGAAGTCGGTCCACTCCTTCATGAGTTTCTCCGCACGCGAGGTGATTttcagctcgtcgtcgcgcggtACGTTTGTAAGAGCCGCGATCTTCTTCATCACTACCGGTCAGGTCGCGTGACACGTCGATTGACTCACCCTTGCCAATCTTTGAGAATTGGAGGTACTCAATCTTCATGTCACCGTAGTTTTCGATCGTCTTGAACAGGTCGTCGTACTGGTCCATCTCGGTGGCGGTCGGCACGCCCTTCTGCAGAAAGGCGCGCTGCAGCTTGTGTCGCCAGTCCTTCACCTTTACGGCCTCTGGGTCAGgagcctcctcctccccaaggGCTGGAGCCGCACCCTCAGATTTGGACTCGTCCGCCTTGTCAGTTTCCTTTGACTTGGGCTTGTCTGCCTTTGGTTTgggcttgtcctcggcctggcgtcagctccGCTCACACCAAAACAACCAACCTTCTTGGtgaccttggccttcttggcgtccttCTTTGGTGCCGGCGCTGCGCGCTTCCGCTTCTTGCCTGCCGGCtgcccgtcctcgccctcttcctcctccagctcatcgacATCTTCATCcgcctctgcctctgcGGCCTCCCGATCGCGACGGTACTCGTCCTGCACCTGGTCCCATTCGCTCGGGTCCAATGCCGTCTCGTACGCCTCGCGCAAGTTGCCCGCCGCTTTGCGGTGGCCCTCGTTGAGGAACGACTGAATTTGGTGCTTCTTCAGAGGCTGAATCTCCTTCGGAGGGAGCCACGAGCTGGCACGTCAGCAAGGCAAGTGGCCAACTGAGCGTGGAGTCACTCACTAGTCGCCGACAGGGAAGAACTGCGCGCACTGGAACGCCGGGTTCTTGGGACGCAGCGCCAGTACGTTCGCAGGCAGGCTCTCGGGGTCGGTGATCTGCTGGTCAGCGTGGAGCTGGTGGTGGGGCGTGACCGGCTCGACTGGTACGCACACGAGCAGCTGTGAGGGGGTCAGCATCATGTCAAGCTCTGCGGTGCTCACGCCAAGGGGGGAATCCTCGCAGACGGGCCAGCACAATGTCGCCGTACTCGCACTTGGCGACCTCTTGCGGAGCTGggcccttcttggccgcgcCCCCAGACTTGCGAGGcttggcgccgccgctATTACGCTTGGATGCTGGcttgacgccgccgtcaaTGGCCGGCGCGGCTTCCTCGGACATGGCGGCTGGTGTGTGAgtacgaggacgaggtcagGTGAGTGAGGTACGCGTACCTATGCGGTGTCAGAGGAAGAAAGGTGTGTGTGTAAAAGGATGAGGGTTTGACGCGTGAAGGATTTAGGTGGATGTTGTTGACGCAGCGACGCGCCGGTGGAGTGGAACAGTTCAAGTGGAGTAGAGTGCTCCTGAGCCTAATAGTCTGATCAGCCTGATCAGCCTGAGAGAGCGTGGGTTAACCAAAGTATGGAAGCAAGGCGTGTGCACCATAAGGTAAAGGGCGCGTGATaaaggtggaggtcggaAACGCGTTGAACGGACGCATTTGTTGAATGAATGAATGAATGGATCAACTCACTTtatggatggatggatggatgaacCCGTTCCAAGCAAAGAGTATGATGGTGAGTGTAGGGTGAAGaatggagaagaagaggaagtAGATGATGGAGCTGTTGGTTACAGATGACGGAGTCAAGGTTGTCTTGagtctctctctctccttcctcccccttctTCCCTGGTGGCTAAGTTGGCTCGCCTGTTTACCTTTTGTGGGGTGATGGTTTGGGTGCTTTGGCTACATTGGCTACATTGGCTGCCTTGCCTTGGCTGCGAATGACCCCTCTCTTTGGTCTTGAGTCTTGGGTCTTTTGGTCCGGCCCTTGGATCCGGTGTTGACATCACTTCTACCCCCTCATTTACCTCTGCTACCCCTCCTCCGACTCTTGTATCTCTCTGCCTCTGCTATTGTGCCTCGATTGATTGTTGTCTATTGTGGTAAAAGTGGCTCTCGGTGCCTCGGTGGCTGCGTATATTGCTGCATGGTTGGTTGGGTTGATAGGCGGTTGAACTATGAACCGAAGACTGCCAGCTGTTGACACTTGCcagcttgagcttgccgccgccagaGCGCCTTTGCTATCACACCAATTCCCATCAATAGTCTAGTCATCCTAGGTCACCTGATCATCTTATGCCATCTGCAACCTTCCGCCTGGCCGCCTGCCTGTACCTCCAAATGTCAATGCTGCCCACCTGCCCACTTTGTCTTAGTTTGCTGATGGCGCTATTTGGGCTCAACCATCAACATCAGGGTTTCGTCACCCGCCACAACCGGCAACTTGTCCGGCATTACTCCTCAATCAATTCCCCGAGCGCACCTAACTGTTCTCCTTGTAGGCACAGAACTAAGTCTAGAGCCACGTGGGGGTAACTACTTAGGCGCCCCAACCCTGCCCCTCTGTACCGTCGCACACCACCACGTCCGTCATCAGTGGACTTGATGGTGACACCTCGAACGTACCCCCGTAACCTCAGACCCTCCATCGTCCATCGTCCACATCAacatcgccgccgacaaTGCGCTTCTCGGCAGTTGGCGTATCCTCAACACTTCTCTTTGCGTCTGCAGTTACGGCGTTCCGCGACTCGTCTCCGCTCCTAGTCTGGTCCTCTGAACCGTTGGTCACagaccttcctccacccagCTCACATCAGAAACTATGgactcgacgaggcgcgagCGGAACTCACGTCTGGCGTGATCGGGGCGGATGTCATGTTCGAGTCCCTCGAGACTATCGGGTGTGACTGGGACATGGTCGTGGTCGCACACATGGACGACGTGGGTATCGGGTTAGATCTCAGCATCCAGGAAGGCCAGGAATGTTGTTGGCTTCTACTATCCCTCTGGGCTCGCCTCTGTTATTGTAGGAGCTAACACTCAGCTTCACCAGGCCCAGATCAAGAAGATCTCGCTTCCCTTGGACTCATCCAAGGCCGATCTCCATGTCCCCTACCTCATCCGGCCAACGCGCGAGGGCCTCGACACCAGTGTGCAGTCATGGGCGGAGAAGTGCGGTGCGAAGCTGGTTGACGACTTGGCCAACGCCGAAAAGGGACAGCGGACCCTCGTCTACCTCAACGTCGAGCATGGCAAGGGTGGGTAACCAGACACTACAGTACGCACAGGTTAACAGAAGACGTTGTCCTCCCGAGCGACCTGCCAGCAcgccacctcgtcgtgctGACCGGCACGCGCGACCTGAGCAAGAATGACGCTAAGCGCCAAGgggtggtcgaggagccCTTCGAGTCGGTCAAGGTGCCGGAGGTCGTTTCGTCTCTTCCGTCGGTGGCGCCCGAGTCCGAGGCGTCCACGGCCGCCAAGAATAAGACGGACCCCGACGCGCCCCGGCACAACACGTACCTCACTACTCCTCTCATCACAgccctcctcatcaccttcctcatcttcgTCCCTGTCATCGCCATTAGCGTCAGCGCGCTTGCGTCCGTTCAGGTCCCGCCTCGGATGCTTGAGATTTCTAAGGCTCTTGCGGTCGACAAGACCCGTAAGGACCAGTAGACTGCGTGTGCAGGAGTTTGTCGGCTGCGGCCGGCGGTAAGGTAAATGTACCAAATGCATGTAGACTCAACGAGCAGGCGCCGGCTGGCTGTTGAAGTCCGCTTGGGAAAGGGGGTTGTTAGGTGCCGGATGGTCTAACTGGTGATGCCTCAGAGTAGGAGAGCCCTGTCCTTGGAGCGCGTGTCGTGCTAATTAAGGACCGGACTGTTGAGATCTGAGAGTAGATTGTGAGACTGTTTTGGAACCATCCATCATACGTAACTTGActtgccgccggcgcgtgTGAAGTGGCGGAAGTGGCGAAGCATGGGGTAGCCTCCACACCAGCTCCCTTGGGCCTTGGATCCCTTCCACCCCTCCTTCCACCCTCTCTGCCTCTGAAGCGATACTGCGTTTCTCTCTGCGTGGTTTCGCGAAAACCCCTGGCATTTCTAGGCCTCTTCTTTCCCAGTGGTCTAAGACCCCACTTTGAATGATCCCATACACATCCTGAATGCCTGACAGACAATACCACAGTCTACGTGAACCAAGCATTTCAAAATGCCCAAGGGTTCGTCCAACGTTTGACGACCGTGACGGCTGCACCGCCTTGAGGAATGTGCCGTCAGATTTCAAGAAGCATAATCTCAGCTCACAGCTTGGTCAAGAGGTCAATGTGGGTGGAAAGTTGGCAACATTCCACATTGTTGAGGGCAGGACCTCGCTGCGGGCTGGCTCGGTGGTCAGCTGCATGCTGGTATTTAAGCAATGCGAATAACTCCAAGAGAGGTCGCTTGATCACAGCCCAGCCAGCTTGGGGAGAGTAAatggaggatggagacTAGGCAGGTGCGGATCACCTCACCGACTGCGTCATCACCTTGCGGACCTGACGCCACTTGGACCTGATAAAGGCCGCCCCATATGCCAATATGCCAATACGGCCGTCGGGCTGATCGATAGGCTACACATGCATCACCGCCTCATATGTGCGCATGGTACTCGTCTCTCAGTTTCTCTTTCCCATCCAATTCTCTTGAATTGGACGACTTGAGTTACCATCACCATCAGTGTGTCAAGAATCAACGACAAACCGAGGACCAGACCGCGGGATCAGCAGCCGTTTCAAGACCCTGTTGCTCGACATTAGAATTTCCCCTGGCGTCTTCGCTTCCTGTCAGCTGgagccagccagccagccagccagccagcccaCCCAGCCAGCCCACCCAGCCCAGCTTGCAGCGTGGCGACGTTTTACCCTGAAACCATTTCACTTGCCGACGGTACCCAAAACGAATACGTAGAAATATTACACCAACTACGGAGACTGCGGTGAGCTCATCGATCATCGACTGCGGTAACCTTGCATTACTgctccttccttccctcaaCTTGTTCCTATACTCGTTGTCATTTCTCTCCCTCGGTCTCAAACGCAAACAACAGTCGGCAATAGAACAATAGACAGCTTGTCACCATCACGCTCGCGCCCATCACAACCGATCCCAGCGCTAGCTTCATTGTGTTGCTGCCCGCACCGTCCGACTTGTGTGCCGATTCGGACGGGTCCCACCCTCCCTCGCACCTACCCCGCTTCATCTCGCACATCGTAACCAAGAATACTACTTGTATCCTTCGTCTTGTTCATACTTTCCCCTCTCCCACTTCGTAAGCACTATCCCTCTACCCTACAGAAGCGACCATGCGCCCGTCCACACTGCTAGTGGCGGCAACCTGCCTACTACCCACCGCCTACTcgctgccctcctccctcttctccctcccaaCGATCGATGCACAACGAGCTGCTGGGCCGCCAGGCAACGGCTCCGATCCTGGCGAGGCACTCTACACCAACGCAGTGACGTActgcgccgaggccaaggccgtcctcgtcgaccagtTCGCCATTGCCTACTGGCGGGCCAACAACTCGGTGACATTCGCATTCAGCTTTGCGTCAATCCAGTCCAACCTCAATGTCTCCGCGTCACTCTACTTGAACGCCTACGGCATGGCAATCTTCGACCAGGAAATCAACCTCTGCGAGCTCGTGTCGGGTGTGCTCTGCCCTCTCCCCCAGGTCAACTTCACAGGCTTTGGCACCTATCCGCTGCCTGATGGTATCCAGTCGCAGATCCCAGCGCTGGCATGGACAGTAcccaacctcgaggccTACGCTCGGGTCGAGCTGATCGACGTCGCTACCAACGAGACGGCTGCGTGTCTCCAGGCCACCCTGTCGAACGGGTGGAGCACACAGTACAAGGGCGTCAAGTGGGGCACGGGCATGTTTACGCTCGCGTACGGCCTCGTGGGTCTCGCacacgccgccgtcgtcaaCTCAATCTCACCCGCCATTTACCGCTGGTTTGACCTGCTCACGTTGTTCCAGACGGCTGCAGCTGCGGGTCTCATGCATCTCAACTACCCCCTCGTCTTTTCCAACTTTGTGCAGAACTTCCACTGGTCGCTCGGTCTGTTCTACAACCAGCCGATGCAGTCGATGATCACAACCATGCGCAACAACACGGGTGGAAAGATGCCCGGCGACGCATACTCGGAGGTGCAGTATATCAACCGCCGCCAATCGCCGTACAACGTGCAGTTTGCGGTCAATGGTGGGGTCGACCTCACAAAcgtccttgccgacgcGACTGGCATGCCCAGCTTCATCTCGACTCTCAAGACCGACCATCCCTACGTTTCTGACACGCTCGCAGATACGCTGGTCAAGCGGGAGAAGATTCCTTCCACCATCGACCAGGAGTTCATGTCCAACACGACAACCGGTATCCCCGTGTTCACCAACTCGATGGGCGTGACGCAAGCGAACGCGTACACGACggtcttcttcttcttcctcgcgttcctcgccATCTTCATCGCGTTCCATGTCGTCTTCGGGGCGATCACCTGGATCTTCTCCCGCGGCCGCAAGATCGGGTGGGCGACACGCCTCCGCGACACATGGTGGGACTTCTGCGCGGCCAACGGTCTGCGCTCCTgcctcgtcttcttcttcccaATCTTTATCTTCGGTTTCTACCAGTGGCAGATTGGGCGCCGTGACTCGGGTCTGACGAtcttcctcgccgttcTCGGCGTGCTCCTCGTCTTTGCACCTCTCCTCACGGTCTTCGTCCTGTCCATCTTACACGCTCGCAGGATCCGTACCGAGGCCAATATCTCTCCCCTATATACCGACTACCACTTCTACCACGCGGTGGGTGACGCCACCTACCGCCAGTTCCGCCAGAAGTACCACTTCTGGTGGTTCGCCCCGGTGCTCCTCGGCATGATCATCAAGGCCGGCTTCATTGGCTTCGGGCAGGCCAATGCGTGGGCGCAGGTCATCGGCTGTAtcgccgtcgagggccTGACGCTCATCGCACAGCTCCTTTTCCGGCCTCACAAGGACAGGAAGGGCGACTGGCTAGgcgccttcctcaccctcatGCGCATGATCTACTTTggcctcctcatcgccttCATCGAGGGTATGCACGTCAAGCCCATCCCCCGTACCGCGATTGGCATCGTGCAGATCGCGGTTGTGGGCATCCCCACCGTGCTCCTACTGTTCGGGCTATTCTTCAACGCGTTCTACGGCCTCCTTTGGCGTCGCAA from Cutaneotrichosporon cavernicola HIS019 DNA, chromosome: 2 harbors:
- a CDS encoding uncharacterized protein (PWWP domain) produces the protein MSEEAAPAIDGGVKPASKRNSGGAKPRKSGGAAKKGPAPQEVAKCEYGDIVLARLRGFPPWPARITDPESLPANVLALRPKNPAFQCAQFFPVGDYSWLPPKEIQPLKKHQIQSFLNEGHRKAAGNLREAYETALDPSEWDQVQDEYRRDREAAEAEADEDVDELEEEEGEDGQPAGKKRKRAAPAPKKDAKKAKVTKKAEDKPKPKADKPKSKETDKADESKSEGAAPALGEEEAPDPEAVKVKDWRHKLQRAFLQKGVPTATEMDQYDDLFKTIENYGDMKIEYLQFSKIGKVMKKIAALTNVPRDDELKITSRAEKLMKEWTDFINRSEGPGAPAANGSAGKADKAETTTSPTNNESTAPAAPAVEDPPAPEAPASEEPTAPNTEDIKVDA
- a CDS encoding uncharacterized protein (ML-like domain) is translated as MRPSTLLVAATCLLPTAYSLPSSLFSLPTIDAQRAAGPPGNGSDPGEALYTNAVTYCAEAKAVLVDQFAIAYWRANNSVTFAFSFASIQSNLNVSASLYLNAYGMAIFDQEINLCELVSGVLCPLPQVNFTGFGTYPLPDGIQSQIPALAWTVPNLEAYARVELIDVATNETAACLQATLSNGWSTQYKGVKWGTGMFTLAYGLVGLAHAAVVNSISPAIYRWFDLLTLFQTAAAAGLMHLNYPLVFSNFVQNFHWSLGLFYNQPMQSMITTMRNNTGGKMPGDAYSEVQYINRRQSPYNVQFAVNGGVDLTNVLADATGMPSFISTLKTDHPYVSDTLADTLVKREKIPSTIDQEFMSNTTTGIPVFTNSMGVTQANAYTTVFFFFLAFLAIFIAFHVVFGAITWIFSRGRKIGWATRLRDTWWDFCAANGLRSCLVFFFPIFIFGFYQWQIGRRDSGLTIFLAVLGVLLVFAPLLTVFVLSILHARRIRTEANISPLYTDYHFYHAVGDATYRQFRQKYHFWWFAPVLLGMIIKAGFIGFGQANAWAQVIGCIAVEGLTLIAQLLFRPHKDRKGDWLGAFLTLMRMIYFGLLIAFIEGMHVKPIPRTAIGIVQIAVVGIPTVLLLFGLFFNAFYGLLWRRKKARVEDGTALQLNSPIKDKTQSEEDSTMQSLSPAAYGPGRNEGYGGAGMYPATSEHAQNAYDSAAAGRGGLQNPYDPPGRVSEDYTPYHDSYHQNYPAGASGDHNNNNNWRQSYTHTR